GGGGGCCGCTCCGGAGATCGGCGGGCGTGAAAGGGGTGTTATATTAGGAAGATGGATTTCCGGGGGAAACTGATCCTGGCGCCGCTGGCCGGGATCACGGACACTACGTTTCGCCTCTTGTGCCGGGAGAACGGGGCCGACGTCGTCCTCACCGAAATGGCCTCTGCGAAAGGGCTGCTGATGCAGCCGGCGAGGACACGGCAATTCCTCGAATATTGCGAGGATGAGCGGCCTGTCGGAGCGCAGCTCTTCGGAGCCTCGCCCGCGGAGATGGGCGAGGCCGCCGCCAGGGTCCGGGAGCTGGGCTTCGATTTCGTCGACATCAACATGGGGTGCCCGGTCCGGAAGGTCACCTCGGGTGGGGCGGGGGCGGCGATCCTCGCCGACCCCGGGCGGGCGGGCGGGCTCGCGGCGGCGGCTGTTCGCGGAGGAGGAGGCATTCCCGTCACCGTGAAGATCCGCTCCGGGTTCGGCAAGGAGTCGGAGACCTTCCGGGAGGTGGCGAGGGAGGTCTTCGCGGCCGGTGCGGCTGCGGTCACCCTCCACCCTCGCACCCGCGGCCAGATGTTCTCCGGCCGAGCCGACTGGGGGCAGATCGCCGCTCTGAAATCGGAATTTCCCGACCGGGTGATCATCGGCAACGGAGACGTCCGAACGGCTTCGGACGCCGCCCGGATGATCGCCGAGACCGGATGCGACGCCGTGATGGTCGGGCGGGCCGCCCTGGGCAACCCGTGGATCTTCCGGGCGATGCGGCGGGAGCTGCTCGCCCCGGTCGGGCACAAAGCCGCGCTTCCTTCCCCCGGCCCCTCTCCCGAGGAACGCCGGGCCCTGATCCTGAGGCACGGGGAGGAGATGCACCGCCGCCACGGAGACGCGGGGATCCGCGAGATGCGAAAGCACCTGGCGTGGTACAGCCGGGGGATCCAGGGGGCTGCCGCGTTCCGCGGCGCGCTGGTGAGGGTTTCCACCCTCGACGAATTCCGGGCCGCCGTCGGGCGTTTCTTTTGAACGACCTCTACCAGCACACGCTCGAATCGGTCAATATCGGCCTCCTGGTGTTCGACCGGGCGGGAAAGCTCGTCTACCTCAACCCCGCCGCGGAGGAGATCCTGCAGGGATCCTCGCAAGCCCTCAGGGGGAGGCACTATCGAACGCTGTTCCGCGGAAGCCTCTCCGCCATCCGCATCGCCCGGAAAGCGTTCACGGAGAACGTCGCCGTGACGGGGTTCGACGTGGAGCTCAAGTTCCCCCACCGGGATGCCGGGCTGCCGCCCCTTTCGGTCATCATCGGAGCCTCCCCGCTGTATGGTCCCGACAGGGAACCGGGGGGCGCCGTGCTGTCGATCAAGCCGGCGGAGATTCTCACGATGGTGGAGCAGGAGGAGCAGGCGGCGCTGAGCGCCGCGGAGATGCAGATGCTGGCTTACGGCATCGCCCATGAGATCAAGAACCCCCTCGGCGGGATCCTCGGCGCCGGCCAATGGATCCTCCGGCGGGAGGCCTCCGAGGAGGAACGTCGGGAGGGGGTCCGGCTGATCCTGAGAGAGGCGGAACGGATCAACGGGCTCGTGGAGAAGATGCTCGAAATGGGAAAATCCCCGCCCTCCCCGCGGCCCTTTCCCCTGCTCCCTCTCCTGAAGCAAGCGGAAGAACTCCTGCGGGCGGAGATCCGCGCCCAGCGGAAAGAGATCGCCTTCGAGCTGCGCGTGGACCCGAGCCTCCCCGACGTCTCCGGCCACTCGGACACGATCTTCCAGGCGATCGTCAACATCCTCAAGAACGCGGTGGAGGCGATCGACCGGAAGGGGATCATCCGGATCGACGGCCGGATGAACTTCAGCTACCGCTGGAGCCGCGGCAAGGGGCGGAAGCGGACTTTTCTCGAGCTCACGATCGCGGACACCGGCCCCGGGATGTCGGAGGAGGACGCCCGGAAGGCCCTCCTCCCCTTCTACACCACGAAGCCCAAGGGGACAGGCCTGGGGCTGGTCATGGCCCGGCAGGCCGTCACCCGCCACGGGGGAAAGCTGGAAATAAAATCCGTGCGGGGGACGGGGACGGCGGTTAAAATATCCCTTCCAGTCGCTCCCGGGAAGAAGCCGCCAAGTTGAAGAAAGTCCTGATCGCAGACGACGACGAGAGCATCCGCTGGGTCCTCCAGAAAACGGTGACGGGGATGGGGTTTGCCGCCGACCTCGCCGAGGATGGAGAGAAGGCGCTCTCCCTGCTCTCGAAGCACTCCTATTCCGCGGCCTTCGTGGACATCCGGATGCCCGGGATGGAAGGGATCGAGGTCCTCGAGCGGATCCAGGCGAAAAAATCCCCGACGCGTTTCTTCGTCATGACCGCGGTCCGCCGTCCCGACGCGGCGGCCCGCTCCACCCGCGCCGGCGCGGCCGAATTCATCACCAAGCCGTTCGACATCGGGCACATCGAGAAGCTCCTCAAGGACCTGGAAAAGGAATCCGCCTCGCGAGAGCGCCCCTTCCGCGCCGGAGACGCGGAGGAGTGGAAGTCGACCCGGATCGTGGGTCGCAGCCGAGCGATCCTGGAGGTATTCCAGAGCGCCGGGAAGGTGGCGGACTCCGACGCCACGGTTCTCCTGCTGGGCGAGAGGGGGGTCGGCAAGGAGCTGGTGGCCCGCTGCATCCACGAGCTGGGCTCCCCCGAACGCCCCTTCGTCGCGGTCAACACCTCCGCCATCCCGAGGGAGCTGCAGGAGGCCGAGCTGTTCGGCAACGAGAAGGGGGCCTTCACGGGGGCGGAAACCGCCCGCGAAGGAAAGCTCGAGGCGGCCATGGGGGGGACGCTCTTCCTGGACGAAATCGGCGACACTCCCCTGGAGCTCCAGGCCAAGCTGCTGCGCGTCCTGCAGGAAAAGGAGTTCACCCGACTGGGGTCGAACCGGCCGCAGAAGTTCCGCGGGCGCGTGATCGCCGCGACCAACCGCGACCTGCGGCGCCTCGTGGCGGAGGGGAAGTTCCGGGAGGACCTCTTCGACCGGCTGAACGTCTTCCCCATTCGCGTTCCGGCGCTTTCCGAGCGGCGCGAGGACATCCCGCTGCTGGCCGATTTCTTCCTCCAGAAATACTGCAGCCTCCTCTCCCGTCCCCAGCGCTCGTTTTCCAAAGAGGCGCTGGAGGAGCTTGCCGCGAACCACTGG
This genomic interval from Deltaproteobacteria bacterium RBG_16_64_85 contains the following:
- a CDS encoding tRNA dihydrouridine synthase DusB; protein product: MDFRGKLILAPLAGITDTTFRLLCRENGADVVLTEMASAKGLLMQPARTRQFLEYCEDERPVGAQLFGASPAEMGEAAARVRELGFDFVDINMGCPVRKVTSGGAGAAILADPGRAGGLAAAAVRGGGGIPVTVKIRSGFGKESETFREVAREVFAAGAAAVTLHPRTRGQMFSGRADWGQIAALKSEFPDRVIIGNGDVRTASDAARMIAETGCDAVMVGRAALGNPWIFRAMRRELLAPVGHKAALPSPGPSPEERRALILRHGEEMHRRHGDAGIREMRKHLAWYSRGIQGAAAFRGALVRVSTLDEFRAAVGRFF